Genomic window (Roseivirga sp. 4D4):
TTATTTTGTCAATAGCAAAATAATCCGTAATTTCTATACCCTTTCCCAGTAATTTTTCAGTAGATAAACAAAAGGCATCATGAATTTCACAGGCGTAAAAACACCCGAACCACCGAAGACAGTTAATCAGTACCGACCTGTCACAGATTACATGACTAAAGAAGTGATCACTTTCCATAAGGATCAGAGCATTGCCGAAGCAATGGACACCTTCCTTGATCTTAGAATTTCAGGAGCACCTGTTGTCGATGACAACGGGCGCCTTGCAGGAATTCTCTCAGAGGTTGACTGCCTAAAGATTATGGTAGACGAAGCTTATCACAATTTACCTCATGGCAGAATTAATGTGGAAAATTATATGAGCGAAGAAGTTGCAACAGTATCCATGGACGCTG
Coding sequences:
- a CDS encoding CBS domain-containing protein, producing the protein MNFTGVKTPEPPKTVNQYRPVTDYMTKEVITFHKDQSIAEAMDTFLDLRISGAPVVDDNGRLAGILSEVDCLKIMVDEAYHNLPHGRINVENYMSEEVATVSMDADVLDIASKFLRTHFRRFPVVDHNGKLIGQVSRRDILKATRDLKTSTW